DNA from Parvularcula marina:
ATGAGCGCGGTGACGGCCAGCCGATAGCCCTCTGGTCCCGCGCCCGCGATGACGACATTCACGACCGGGCTGACATAGGAATGGTGCCGGAATTCCTCCCGCGCCAGCGGGTTGGAGAGATGCACCTCAACCTTCGGCACCGCCACGGCTTTGAGCGCATCATGCACCGCGATCGACGTATGCGTGTAGCTCGCCGCATTCAGGATCAGCCCGTCGGCCTCGCGACCCGCTCGCTGGATCAGATCGACCAGCGTGCCTTCGCTGTTGGTTTGCTCAAAGATGATCTGGTGGCTCTCGCCCGCATGCTCCTTCACCATCTCGGCGATTTCTGCGAGCGTCATGGAGCCATAGATTTCCGGCTCGCGCGTGCCGAGCAGGTTGAGGTTGGGGCCGTTCAGAATGTCGATGCGCATGGGGTCATATCCTCGCTGCGCGCTATCATCGGCGAGCCCGCGCCGAATGGCAATCCGGGGCTCAGCGCTCGCCCAGCGCCGTCAGGTAAAGGTCAAGCAGGGTCTCCATTTCCTGGCGGTCATGGTTCTCCATTTTCCGCAGGCGGATCACCTGACGCATGATCTTGGTGTCATAGCCTTCGCCCTTGGCCTCGGCGAAGACCTCCTTGATGTCTTCCATGATCGCCTTCTTGTCTTCTTCGAGGCGCTCGATCCGTTCGATGAACAGCCGCAGCCGGTCGGCCGCGACGATATCCGTCGAGGAGGAAGAGGTGTCGTCAAAGCTTTGTGATCCATCGGCCATGGTGCATTTATCCCGGGAATTGAAAAACGAAACAAAGCCCACACATCCCGTCTTCGCAAACCGGAGTTATCCCCATGCGGCTGTTCAGACGCCCCCCCACCACTGAAGGCTCGGCCGCGCCGGTTATGGAGCTGCATGCCGTTGAGGGGCTGGCCATCGCCCGCAAGGGCAAATCGATCGTTGCGGCCAGCACTGCCGCACGGCTGTTAAAAGAGGGCAGCTATCCGGACGTCCTCTATTTCCCTGCCGAAAATATCCACCCCACAGCTCATCTGCCTGTGGAGGGCACGACCACCTGTCCGTGGAAGGGCGAGGCGAACTACTACACCGCCGACGGCGCGCCAAAGGCCGCCTGGACCTATTATTCTGCAAAGGATCTCGTCGCCGAGATCTCGGGCATGATCGCCTATAATGATGCCTATATCGATGTTGAAACGCTTTCCCTGCCGGCGGTGCCTGCCGAGGCGGAGGAGGTTCTGACCTTCTGGCTGGAGGAAACCCCGTCTGAGCTGCATTTCAGGGTCGATCCGGAACTTGATGCGGCGATTGCGGCGCGGTTCGGGGCGCTGTTTGACGAAGCGGCGAGGGGGGCGCTGGATGACTGGCAGGAAACCCCGCGCGGCACGCTGGCGCTCCTGATCCTGCTCGACCAGTTCTCCCGCAATCTCTTTCGCGGCAAGGCCGAGGCCTTCGCGCAGGATGAAAAGGCGCAAGGGATCGCCGCGCGCTTGGTCGAGAAAGGCTGGGATCTGGCGCTGAGCCCCGATGAGCGGGCCTTTGCCTATCTGCCCTTCATGCATGCCGAGGACATGGACCTTCAGAACCGCTCAGTGGATCTTTTCATGAGCCGCCTGCCAGGCAGCACGAATGTCAGCTACGCGCTCGGCCACAGAAAGACCTTTCACCAGCATGGCCGGTTCCCCGGCCGCTACGAGGCGCGCGGTATCACTTCATGAAAGTGGCGCCGCTCGGGGGCAGGACAGGGCGCTGCGCGACTGTTTTCTGGGGTTGAGAAAAATGAGTGGCATGAGCGAAAGTCCTGCTTGCTTTCGAGAAACGCTTTGTCCATAAGCGGCCTTCCCGCGCTGCACCGGTAGCTCAGCTGGATAGAGCACCAGACTACGAATCTGGGGGTCGGGGGTTCGAATCCTCCCCGGTGCGCCATTTTCTCAAATGACATAGATTCACCTTTCGGATTCTGGTTAAGCCCTTGAATTAACTGGAAGGGAACGGCTGGGCAGACCGTTCGAAAACCTTCATTCCGCTTATACGGAATCTTCTTCTGGAAGCCCAATCTGAGCACCAGCCGCTTGGAGGCGGTATCACCCGAACGCCAGATTTCTTGCGGGTTTGCGAGGAAGTGCATGGCCATTCGAAAAGTCTCCTCGAAGGGCTTTGCAGGCTTGCGGCTATCGCGGGCCTGTTCCGCAAGAACAAGCTTTTGCTCCTCAAGCTGATGAATACGCCTTTCATAGGCGGTGACGACGGACGGACTTGAAGCTTCCACGATCCTATCGAGCAGGCCGGTAATCTGTCTCTCTACCTTGGCGATTTCGCGCTTGAGCTGCGCTCCAATCTCTTTGGCCTGTGCAAGCTGGTGCTCCCAGATGTCGGCAAACATGATGCGGGCGATCTTGGTGAGCTTCACGGTCGGCTGGAGAGTCCCTAGCAGCGCGTCGAAATCCCCTTCGAGTTCATCGCGGCGGATCGATTTGCGGTAGCTCGGGCAGCCTTTGCCGAAGCACATATAGTAAGGGTGCTTCACGCCTTTGTAGCCGGTTGACCAGCTTGAGGTCATCGGCTTGCCGCAATCGGCGCAGGTGACGAACCCCCGCAGCGGGAAGTCTTCGCTGAGGTCTTTGCGGTAGGGCGCTTTGCTGCCGTCCTTGAGGCGCTGCTGAATGCGCTGGAAGGTCTGATAGTCGATCAGCCCGTCATGGCGGCCTTCGCGCAAGGAGACTTTCCAGTTCGGCACTTCGATGTACCCGGCATAAAGCGAGCGGGTGAGTAGGTTCGTCACCCGCTGAAAGCTGATCTCGCCATTAGGCCGGTCTTTCGGGAAGGCGGGCTGGCGTTCGAGAAAGCGCTTCACTTCCGATTGCGTTTCAAACCTCCCGGACGCGAAACCCTGCAAGGCTTCCTCGACAATGGAGGCGAGCGGTTCGTCGCGCACCATCACCTTGCCTTCTCCGCCGCGCCGCTCAAATTTGTACCCATACGGAGGATGAAACACCCAATAGCCGTTCATGGTGCGGGCGCGCATCCGGTTCTTGGTCTGCTCGGCATTCTTCTGGCGCTGGTGCTGCGAGACGGACGCCAGCAGGTTCTCGACAAGCTGGGAGTCGCTGTCCTCGCCGAACTCAATGGAGGGGCTTTGTAATACCCCGCCCGCCGTGGCGATGGCGGCGCGAAGCTGCAAATGCGCTTCAAGCCCGCGAGCCAGCCGCGAGATATCATCGACGATCACCGCATGAGGTTGGCCGCGATGGGCGCGCAGGAAGCCGAGCATTTCCACCATGCCGGGGCGGGTGGTGAGGCTTCCCGACATATCGTCGGTGAAGACCTGCACCACCTCAAGGCCGCGATAGCGGGCATATTCCCGGCAGCGCGTTTCTTGTGAGGCGAGCCCTGAGCCTTGCGTTGTCTGTTTGACGTTGGAGACGCGCGCATAAATGACAGCCTCGGTCAGGCTATTGGTGGCAGTTTCGGCTTTCATGGCGCGCGCTCCTCCTCAGACGTCAGATTTTCATTGGGATCATCCGATAATACCATCTCGCCGGACTCATCGCCCGCAAATCCGATTGGCATTCCAAGATATCTGTGGACGGAACGCACATCGAAACCGAGATCGACGAACTGCACCATGACATTCCAGAGCGCAGTCAAGAGCTCGTCAGCTTCATCATCGGTGAGGCCGGAGTCTTCAAGGTAAGGCCGGTATCGCTCAAGCGCCAAGGTCGGAGGCCGCAACTGTGCTGTCTCAGGGGTTCCGTCTGTCCGTGGCTTGTCGCTCAAGATACCTTCCTTGCTCTCTTCTGCCCGCCTGATTGCGGGACAAAAACCACACCAGCTTATACCAGAAATCCGAAAAAGTACAGGAAAAGATTCCTATACTGATATATAGATCCTAAAATGGTGTTGATCCTCCAAATATTCTATCGATTAAAGCGGGGATAGTCTTGGTGAATTCTATGGAAATAAGCACCTCGCGGGTTTTATTTCATCTGAATTGTAAAGATGTCACACTTAAATAATAAATCAGTGTAAGGATGTTATTTATCCCAAAGCTCTGCGTAGAATTGCAAGCAAATGCTGAAGCTCTCCTCTAGAGACAGACTCGCCAAATCAGGATGACATTGCCGGGCCGAGTATTCATTCCTAGCTAGTGAAAGGAGAAGGCCGGGCGTCGCCATGCCTTCTGAGATCATGTGATCGTAGGTGCGCCAAATGTTGCGGTTGAGGCGTAAGCCGATTTCTCTATCCTCGAGAGTGAGCCTTCGATACTCGGTGACAAGACACTCCTCAACGGCGGCCTCTTCTGCCCGGAGTTTCTCAAGCTTCAGAATAGAGTCATAGTCCATGCTCATTATTATACAGCATACGGATAAAAAATGCTATCTCTCACGTCCAGCCCCTTTGTTGAATACAGGTCTTAAGCTGCCACGTCCTTTGGCCCTCTTGAAGTCGTGTTGAAGTAGGCTTTTTCTGGTTTTGTCACCATAAAACCGACCTTTCTGTTCTGCCTTGATCGCATCGCGTTCTTTCTCTTGGGCGACTTTTCTCTGGGCCTCGCGTATTTTTACTGCTGTCAGGGGTAGCATCTTTGCGACCGACTTTTCCGTCCCAATCATCCCTTTCGGCGCCATGCCGGTTCGGGCGGTTTCAGGCGGCGTGTAGGCCCTATCCGTATTGGTCTTGAGGGATTTTCCGGTGTTAGTACCGTCGCCACCGGATGGGATTCCTTCGCCGGAAGATCGGCCACCGTTTCCGGTGGAGTTCGACGATGTCATACTGAATCCTTTCCGTTGCTAGTGAAGGGGGCGGGCATGCACGAAGTGACACTGCCGCGTGGTTATGAGGATGAAGAGCGTGATCTGCCTGAAGGACATACAGTCCAAGCCACGGCACGATGGATGGGACCATACGAGACCGAAGCTGCAATTCGCAGTGGTCGACTCCGTTATGCGGACGCGGGATTTTGGGTAGGGCGATCGCCAGCTTCCGGCGAACCGATCGCTGTGACGGATGATCGACATTCGATGTTGATCGCAGGGTCGCGCGCAGGGAAAGGGCGGTCTTGTATCGTTCCTAACCTCTGCTTGCACAAAGGCAGTGCAATCATTGTCGATCCGAAGGGTGAAAGCGTCGGTTTGACGGCCGCCCGGCGTGGCTACGGCACGAGCCGGATTTCCGGACTCGGACAAAACGTGAAAGTCCTCGACCCTTTCGGCGTGAGCAAAGGTGCCGATGACTATCTTGCGAAGTTCAACCCACTCGACATGATCAAGGAAAGTGACCCCGAGGCATGTGAGATCGCTGAATTGATCGCCGACGCTATCGTACTGCGCGGTTCCGACAAAGACGCTCACTGGGATGACACCTGCCGGTCCCTCATCCAGGCCGTCGAGTTGTTGGTGGCCACCGATCCGGAATTTGTGGACCGGCGAAGTCTCGTGACAGTAAAGAGACTGATCCAGGGGACGGATCCCGCCGTCTTGGCGCCGCCGGATTCTGGTGTTCT
Protein-coding regions in this window:
- a CDS encoding DUF2312 domain-containing protein, with protein sequence MADGSQSFDDTSSSSTDIVAADRLRLFIERIERLEEDKKAIMEDIKEVFAEAKGEGYDTKIMRQVIRLRKMENHDRQEMETLLDLYLTALGER
- the aroQ gene encoding type II 3-dehydroquinate dehydratase, whose amino-acid sequence is MRIDILNGPNLNLLGTREPEIYGSMTLAEIAEMVKEHAGESHQIIFEQTNSEGTLVDLIQRAGREADGLILNAASYTHTSIAVHDALKAVAVPKVEVHLSNPLAREEFRHHSYVSPVVNVVIAGAGPEGYRLAVTALINMTGS
- a CDS encoding DUF924 family protein encodes the protein MRLFRRPPTTEGSAAPVMELHAVEGLAIARKGKSIVAASTAARLLKEGSYPDVLYFPAENIHPTAHLPVEGTTTCPWKGEANYYTADGAPKAAWTYYSAKDLVAEISGMIAYNDAYIDVETLSLPAVPAEAEEVLTFWLEETPSELHFRVDPELDAAIAARFGALFDEAARGALDDWQETPRGTLALLILLDQFSRNLFRGKAEAFAQDEKAQGIAARLVEKGWDLALSPDERAFAYLPFMHAEDMDLQNRSVDLFMSRLPGSTNVSYALGHRKTFHQHGRFPGRYEARGITS